From Leptotrichia wadei, one genomic window encodes:
- a CDS encoding RNA-guided endonuclease TnpB family protein: MKYNLAFKYRIYPNKEQKLLINKTFGCVRFVYNTILCIANKIYEETGKNKIITPASLKSENQFLKEVDSLALSNAQLNVKRSFTNFFQKRAKFPKFKSKKNSVKSYTTNCVNNSIRIEENKYLVLPKLKKVKLKYHREIPKDYKIKSVTLTNSNGNYYVSILTEFKKEIQKVASNDKVTGLDFSMSELFVSSENQRADYPKYFRMLEEELKKLQKSLSRKVKFSKNWYKQKAKISKLHEYIKNCRRDFLHKLSKKLSETYNAVVVEDLNMKGMSQALNFGKSVGDNGWGMFLKMLEYKLMFLGKQFFKINKWFPSSKTCSRCGNIKEELKLSERSYKCECCGIEIDRDYNAALNIKNIGKAMLEY, translated from the coding sequence ATGAAATATAATTTAGCATTCAAATACAGAATTTATCCAAATAAAGAGCAGAAATTATTGATAAATAAGACTTTTGGATGTGTTCGTTTTGTTTACAATACGATTTTGTGTATCGCTAATAAAATTTATGAAGAAACTGGAAAAAATAAAATAATTACACCTGCCAGTTTGAAAAGTGAAAATCAATTTTTAAAAGAAGTAGACAGCTTGGCACTTTCAAATGCTCAATTGAATGTAAAACGATCGTTTACAAATTTTTTTCAAAAGAGAGCAAAGTTTCCAAAGTTCAAATCTAAAAAAAATAGTGTCAAAAGTTATACGACAAATTGTGTGAACAATTCGATACGAATTGAAGAAAACAAATACTTGGTTTTGCCAAAATTGAAAAAAGTTAAATTAAAATATCATAGAGAAATACCGAAGGATTACAAGATAAAATCAGTAACATTGACAAACAGTAATGGAAATTACTATGTTTCTATTTTGACGGAATTTAAAAAGGAAATTCAAAAGGTAGCTAGTAATGATAAAGTAACAGGACTTGATTTTTCAATGTCTGAATTATTTGTCAGTTCTGAAAACCAAAGAGCTGATTATCCAAAATATTTTAGGATGTTGGAAGAAGAATTGAAAAAATTACAGAAATCATTATCGAGAAAAGTGAAATTTTCTAAAAATTGGTATAAGCAAAAAGCGAAAATATCAAAATTGCATGAGTATATCAAGAATTGCCGAAGAGATTTTTTGCATAAATTGTCGAAAAAATTGTCTGAAACATATAATGCTGTGGTTGTTGAGGATTTGAATATGAAAGGGATGAGTCAGGCATTAAATTTTGGTAAAAGTGTAGGAGATAATGGCTGGGGAATGTTTTTGAAAATGCTTGAGTATAAGTTGATGTTTTTAGGGAAACAATTTTTTAAGATAAATAAATGGTTTCCGTCATCGAAAACTTGTAGTAGATGTGGAAATATTAAAGAGGAACTGAAATTATCAGAAAGAAGTTATAAATGTGAGTGCTGTGGGATTGAAATTGATAGAGATTACAATGCGGCACTGAATATAAAAAACATTGGAAAAGCGATGTTGGAATATTAA
- a CDS encoding Cof-type HAD-IIB family hydrolase yields the protein MIKLIAIDMDGTLLNEKKHIDKAQKEAIHEAVEAGIKIVLCTGRPLYGILPFYEELGLSELDSEGYVILNNGCSIHKTKDWELIDQVNFTSDDIDYLHKFSEGYDINFTLVNDYYYFNIGRKPTDELITDAGFVFSDITNISLKEAKNGKHKIIKIMFLGNPNIMADFQKENENILKDKYSSVLSQPYVYEILPKGNNKGTGLKKLAKKLGIKQEEIMAIGDGNNDIEMFEYANYSVAMENSTELAKKAAKYQTDSNENDGVAKAIRKYALNNSN from the coding sequence ATGATAAAATTAATTGCAATTGACATGGATGGAACTTTGCTAAATGAAAAAAAACATATTGACAAGGCACAAAAGGAAGCTATTCACGAAGCGGTAGAAGCAGGAATAAAGATTGTACTTTGCACTGGCAGACCTTTATATGGAATTTTGCCATTTTATGAGGAACTTGGATTATCAGAACTTGATTCAGAAGGATATGTTATTTTAAATAACGGCTGCTCTATTCATAAAACAAAAGACTGGGAACTGATTGACCAAGTAAATTTCACTTCTGATGATATTGATTATTTACATAAATTCTCTGAAGGTTATGATATAAATTTTACTTTGGTAAATGACTATTATTATTTCAACATAGGCAGAAAACCTACAGATGAGCTTATTACAGATGCTGGATTTGTTTTTTCAGATATTACAAATATAAGTCTTAAAGAAGCAAAAAATGGAAAACATAAAATAATAAAAATAATGTTCCTTGGAAATCCTAACATAATGGCAGATTTTCAAAAAGAAAATGAAAATATTTTAAAAGATAAATATAGCAGTGTGCTAAGCCAGCCTTATGTTTATGAAATACTGCCAAAGGGAAATAATAAAGGAACTGGATTGAAAAAACTTGCGAAAAAACTGGGAATTAAGCAGGAAGAAATAATGGCAATTGGAGATGGAAATAACGATATTGAAATGTTTGAATATGCAAATTACAGTGTTGCAATGGAAAATAGTACAGAACTTGCCAAAAAGGCTGCAAAGTATCAAACTGACAGCAATGAAAATGATGGCGTAGCAAAAGCAATTAGAAAATATGCCTTGAACAATTCAAATTAA
- a CDS encoding hydroxymethylglutaryl-CoA synthase, which yields MKIKEIKEKIKIGIDKIGFAMPKYFLDIRDLALGRNENENKFVKGLMQSEMSISTVTEDIVSLGASAAAQILDEEDKKNIDMVIVGTESGVDQSKASAVFIHHLLNIQPFARCIEIKEACYGATAALSFAKNYIEKNNDASVLVIASDIARYGIDTPGESTQGAGSIAMLIKKDPAIAVINDENVCQTRDIMDFWRPNYSDFPYVDGHFSTKQYLDCLTTTFEEYKKRYNQSLDDFDAFCFHLPFPKLGLKAINSILEKNIEKEIKNDFLEKFHASIIYGKRVGNIYTGSLYLSLLSLLENCVNLNGGDKIGMYSYGSGAVCEFFNLTLVEGFKNHLRCDRLNDFENRKQLSMEEYENMFFEKIVLDEEGNCDFSNNKFIQESDNSFVLAKIENHKRVYKKLNE from the coding sequence ATGAAAATTAAGGAAATAAAAGAAAAAATCAAAATTGGAATAGATAAAATTGGTTTTGCAATGCCAAAATATTTTCTCGATATACGGGATCTGGCACTTGGACGGAATGAAAATGAAAATAAGTTTGTAAAGGGGCTTATGCAAAGTGAAATGAGCATTTCAACAGTTACAGAGGATATTGTGTCTCTTGGAGCTTCTGCCGCTGCACAGATTCTTGACGAGGAAGATAAAAAAAATATTGATATGGTTATTGTTGGAACAGAATCTGGAGTTGATCAAAGCAAGGCATCTGCTGTTTTTATTCATCATCTATTGAATATTCAGCCATTTGCACGATGTATCGAAATTAAGGAAGCCTGCTATGGTGCAACTGCCGCACTGAGTTTTGCAAAAAATTATATTGAAAAAAATAACGACGCTTCTGTTCTTGTAATTGCTTCAGATATTGCAAGATATGGAATTGACACTCCTGGGGAATCTACACAAGGTGCAGGAAGTATAGCAATGTTAATAAAAAAAGATCCAGCAATCGCCGTAATAAATGATGAAAACGTATGTCAGACACGTGACATAATGGACTTTTGGCGTCCAAACTACTCGGATTTTCCATACGTAGATGGACATTTTTCAACAAAGCAGTATCTTGACTGCCTTACAACGACATTTGAAGAATATAAAAAAAGGTATAATCAGAGTTTAGATGATTTTGATGCCTTCTGTTTTCATCTTCCATTTCCAAAACTTGGATTAAAGGCAATTAATTCAATTTTAGAGAAAAACATTGAAAAAGAAATAAAAAATGACTTTCTAGAAAAATTTCACGCTTCAATAATCTATGGAAAACGAGTTGGAAATATCTATACTGGCTCTCTTTATCTAAGTTTGCTGTCATTGCTTGAAAATTGCGTGAATTTAAATGGTGGTGACAAAATTGGGATGTACAGTTATGGAAGTGGCGCTGTTTGTGAATTTTTTAATCTAACTCTTGTAGAGGGATTTAAAAATCACTTGCGATGTGATAGGTTAAATGACTTTGAAAATAGAAAACAATTGTCAATGGAAGAATATGAGAATATGTTTTTTGAAAAAATAGTTTTAGATGAGGAAGGAAACTGTGATTTTTCAAATAATAAATTTATTCAGGAAAGTGATAATTCATTTGTTCTTGCAAAAATTGAAAATCATAAAAGAGTTTATAAAAAATTAAATGAATAA
- a CDS encoding hydroxymethylglutaryl-CoA reductase, degradative, producing the protein MKNENKEKIKKLNWLGFQKKERLERIQMLKENGFLSDEFEQILKKNENLPLETSNQMAENGIGTFALPFSIAPNFIVDGKDYAVPMVTEEPSVVAGCSYAAKIIGKSGGFTTEILNRKMIGQVALYEILDFDNAISMVLENKNKLLKIANDAYPSIVARGGGAIDIEVRNIDEFLVVYLIADVKEAMGANILNTMLEAIKTPLENITNGKSLMAILSNYATESLVKAKCEVNIKLLSSSMEKSIETAKKIELASKFAKLDVYRATTHNKGIFNGIDAVVIATGNDWRAIEAGGNAFAAKNSKYEGLTTWTFDESENKLKGELTLPMPIASVGGSIGLNPSVKAAFNILGNPNAKTLASIITSVGLAQNFAAIKALVTTGIQHGHMKLQARSLALLAGAKGKEIDIAVEKLLESGKSINLENVKEILEKIK; encoded by the coding sequence ATGAAAAATGAAAATAAAGAAAAAATAAAAAAATTAAACTGGCTTGGATTTCAAAAAAAGGAACGGCTTGAAAGAATACAGATGTTAAAGGAAAATGGCTTTTTAAGTGATGAATTTGAACAAATTTTGAAAAAGAACGAAAACTTGCCGCTTGAAACTTCAAATCAGATGGCTGAAAATGGAATTGGAACATTTGCTTTACCGTTTAGCATTGCTCCAAATTTTATCGTTGATGGAAAAGACTATGCTGTTCCAATGGTTACAGAAGAGCCTTCTGTTGTAGCCGGATGCAGTTATGCAGCTAAAATTATTGGAAAATCTGGCGGTTTTACGACAGAAATTTTGAACAGAAAAATGATTGGACAAGTTGCATTGTATGAGATTCTGGACTTTGACAATGCTATTTCAATGGTTTTGGAAAATAAAAATAAACTTTTGAAAATTGCCAATGATGCTTATCCGTCAATTGTGGCACGTGGCGGCGGCGCAATTGATATTGAAGTTAGAAATATTGATGAATTTTTGGTTGTTTATCTGATTGCCGATGTGAAGGAGGCTATGGGGGCAAATATTTTAAACACAATGCTTGAGGCTATAAAAACTCCGCTTGAAAACATTACAAACGGAAAAAGCCTAATGGCAATTTTATCAAATTATGCGACTGAATCTCTCGTAAAAGCCAAATGTGAAGTAAATATAAAACTTCTTAGCAGCTCAATGGAAAAGTCTATTGAAACTGCAAAAAAAATCGAACTTGCAAGCAAATTTGCAAAACTTGATGTTTACCGTGCAACAACTCATAATAAAGGGATTTTCAATGGAATTGACGCTGTGGTAATTGCAACTGGAAATGACTGGCGTGCGATTGAAGCTGGCGGAAATGCATTTGCTGCAAAAAATAGCAAATATGAAGGGCTTACAACTTGGACTTTTGATGAAAGTGAAAATAAATTAAAGGGCGAACTTACTCTTCCAATGCCGATCGCAAGTGTAGGCGGCTCAATAGGGCTAAATCCAAGTGTAAAAGCTGCATTTAATATTTTGGGGAATCCCAATGCGAAAACTTTGGCAAGTATTATCACTTCTGTTGGACTTGCTCAAAATTTTGCTGCAATAAAGGCACTCGTTACAACTGGAATACAGCATGGACATATGAAATTGCAAGCTCGTTCTCTGGCATTGCTTGCTGGTGCTAAAGGAAAGGAAATTGACATTGCCGTAGAAAAACTTTTGGAAAGCGGAAAAAGTATTAATTTGGAAAATGTAAAGGAAATTTTGGAAAAAATAAAATAA
- the groL gene encoding chaperonin GroEL (60 kDa chaperone family; promotes refolding of misfolded polypeptides especially under stressful conditions; forms two stacked rings of heptamers to form a barrel-shaped 14mer; ends can be capped by GroES; misfolded proteins enter the barrel where they are refolded when GroES binds): MGKIIKFNEDARKSLEVGVDTLADAVKITLGPKGRNVVLDRGFGAPMITNDGVTIAKEIELKDPIENLGAQIVKEVATKSNDVAGDGTTTATVLAQALIKEGLKMVASGANPVFIRRGMEVASKKVIEELTKRAKKVESNEEIAQVGAISAGDVEIGQLIAQAMEKVGESGVITVEEARSLDTTLEVVEGMQFDNGYLSPYMVSDSERMVVEMDNPFILITDKKIANMKELLPVLEKTVETGRPMLIIAEDVEGEALATLVVNKLRGTLNVAAVKAPAFGDRRKAMLQDIAILTGGEVISEEKGIKLENADINLLGQAKKVRITKDNTVIVDGLGAKEEIQARVGQIKNAIAETTSDYDKEKLQERLAKLSGGVAVIKVGAATETEMKERKLRIEDALNATKAAVEEGIVPGGGTILIQIAKDIEDFKLEGEEGLGVEIVKKALSAPLRQIVINAGIDAGVVIEKVRNSENGIGFDAAKEEYVDMVKAGIIDPAKVTRSAIQNAVSVSSVLLTTEVAVGNEKEEAPAGGMPGGMGMPGMM; this comes from the coding sequence ATGGGAAAAATAATAAAATTTAATGAAGATGCGAGAAAATCGCTTGAAGTTGGAGTAGATACATTGGCTGATGCCGTGAAAATTACACTTGGACCAAAAGGTAGAAATGTAGTGCTAGATAGAGGATTTGGAGCACCGATGATTACAAATGACGGTGTTACAATCGCAAAGGAAATTGAGCTTAAAGATCCGATTGAAAATCTTGGTGCGCAAATTGTGAAGGAAGTGGCTACAAAGTCTAATGACGTGGCTGGAGATGGAACAACTACTGCGACTGTACTGGCACAGGCTTTAATTAAGGAAGGGCTAAAAATGGTAGCTTCTGGAGCAAATCCTGTATTTATAAGACGTGGAATGGAAGTTGCTTCTAAAAAGGTAATTGAAGAACTTACAAAAAGAGCTAAAAAGGTTGAATCAAATGAAGAAATTGCACAAGTTGGGGCGATTTCAGCAGGAGATGTGGAAATTGGTCAATTAATCGCGCAAGCTATGGAAAAAGTTGGAGAATCTGGAGTTATTACTGTGGAAGAAGCTCGTTCTTTGGATACGACTTTAGAAGTTGTGGAAGGAATGCAGTTTGACAATGGATACTTATCACCTTATATGGTTTCAGATTCTGAAAGAATGGTTGTGGAAATGGATAATCCATTTATCTTGATTACAGATAAAAAGATTGCAAATATGAAAGAATTATTGCCAGTTTTGGAAAAGACAGTTGAAACTGGAAGACCGATGTTGATAATTGCAGAAGATGTGGAAGGTGAAGCACTTGCGACTCTTGTTGTAAATAAACTTCGTGGAACATTGAATGTGGCCGCTGTAAAAGCTCCTGCATTTGGAGATAGAAGAAAGGCTATGTTACAGGATATTGCAATTTTGACTGGTGGAGAAGTTATTTCTGAAGAAAAGGGAATAAAACTTGAAAATGCTGATATTAATTTATTAGGACAAGCTAAAAAGGTTAGAATTACTAAAGATAATACAGTTATCGTAGATGGATTGGGAGCAAAAGAAGAAATTCAAGCAAGAGTTGGGCAAATTAAGAATGCGATTGCTGAAACAACGTCTGACTATGATAAAGAAAAATTGCAGGAAAGACTTGCAAAATTATCTGGCGGAGTAGCTGTAATAAAAGTTGGGGCTGCGACTGAAACTGAAATGAAGGAAAGAAAATTAAGAATTGAAGATGCCTTGAATGCGACAAAAGCCGCTGTGGAAGAAGGAATCGTGCCAGGAGGAGGAACAATCTTAATTCAAATTGCAAAAGATATTGAAGACTTTAAATTGGAAGGCGAAGAAGGGCTTGGAGTGGAAATTGTGAAAAAAGCGCTATCGGCACCTCTTAGACAAATTGTTATCAATGCAGGAATTGATGCAGGCGTTGTAATTGAAAAAGTAAGAAATTCTGAAAATGGAATAGGATTTGACGCAGCAAAAGAAGAATATGTAGATATGGTAAAAGCTGGAATTATTGATCCAGCCAAAGTAACACGTTCTGCAATCCAAAATGCAGTTTCAGTATCTTCAGTATTATTGACAACAGAAGTTGCAGTTGGAAATGAAAAGGAAGAAGCACCAGCTGGTGGAATGCCAGGTGGAATGGGAATGCCAGGAATGATGTAA
- a CDS encoding co-chaperone GroES: protein MIIKPLGERVLIKQTEQEEVTKSGIVLPGTASKEKPIIGEVLAIGAKVEDIKVGNKVIFEKYSGTEVKDGDESYLILEKDNVLAIVE, encoded by the coding sequence ATGATAATTAAACCATTGGGAGAAAGAGTTTTAATAAAACAGACAGAACAGGAAGAAGTTACAAAAAGTGGAATCGTGTTGCCAGGGACTGCTTCTAAGGAAAAGCCGATAATAGGAGAAGTTTTGGCGATTGGGGCAAAAGTTGAGGATATTAAAGTTGGGAATAAAGTAATTTTTGAAAAATATTCTGGAACAGAAGTTAAAGATGGAGATGAAAGTTACTTGATTTTAGAAAAAGATAATGTTTTAGCAATTGTTGAATAA
- a CDS encoding DEAD/DEAH box helicase, with amino-acid sequence MQKFEDFGLSIEMLNALSKKGFEEPSEIQKLVIPELLKERTHLIGQAQTGTGKTAAFGIPILETIEADKTVRALILAPTRELANQVADEIYSLKGEKDLKVLAVYGGASIENQIKKLKSGVDIVVGTPGRVMDLMRKKILKVDQLDYFVLDEADEMLNMGFLEDIEAILEKTNDEKKMLFFSATIPKAIMAIAKKFMPEHKLLKVAKKELTTNLTEQIYYEVKQEDKFEALCRVLDYEQDFYGIVFCRTKSEVDDVTNKLKARNYDAECIHGDITQALRQKALDLFKKKILTILVATDVAARGIDVSNLTHVINYSIPQEAESYVHRIGRTGRAGQKGVAITFVTPREASKLAQIKRITKTEIKREHIPNVEEILEAKKEALLAYVDEIIMENDFDTYSELAQRLMDGRDAKQVLASVLRHVYEDEFLPENYNEITDVKVKIDDKTRLFIALGSKDGYNVGRLLDLLNKKAKTPGRKVKDVKIMDKYSFITVPLQEAEYIMRALNSKKDAKPLVEEATGSRNGGGEKSGKKSDRRRDRKGRKKSSDKKSGKSGKKSDKSSKGKKDKKTRKVKK; translated from the coding sequence ATGCAAAAATTTGAAGATTTTGGATTAAGTATAGAAATGCTTAATGCTTTGAGTAAAAAAGGATTTGAGGAGCCAAGTGAAATACAAAAACTGGTAATCCCTGAATTACTAAAGGAAAGAACACATTTAATAGGACAGGCGCAAACAGGAACAGGAAAGACTGCCGCATTTGGTATCCCAATTTTAGAAACAATTGAAGCGGATAAAACAGTTAGAGCCTTAATTTTAGCACCGACAAGAGAACTTGCCAATCAAGTTGCTGATGAAATTTATTCATTAAAGGGTGAAAAGGACTTAAAGGTTCTTGCAGTTTATGGTGGAGCTTCTATTGAAAATCAAATAAAAAAATTAAAGTCTGGAGTTGACATTGTCGTTGGAACACCTGGGCGTGTTATGGACTTAATGAGAAAGAAAATCTTAAAAGTTGATCAACTAGACTATTTTGTTCTAGATGAAGCTGATGAAATGCTTAACATGGGATTTTTAGAAGATATTGAAGCAATTTTGGAAAAAACTAATGATGAGAAAAAAATGCTATTCTTTTCCGCTACAATTCCAAAAGCAATTATGGCTATTGCTAAAAAATTTATGCCAGAACATAAATTATTAAAAGTTGCCAAAAAAGAACTTACAACTAATTTGACTGAACAAATTTATTATGAAGTTAAACAAGAAGATAAGTTTGAAGCATTGTGCAGAGTTTTAGATTATGAACAAGATTTTTATGGAATTGTATTCTGCCGTACAAAATCAGAAGTTGATGATGTTACAAATAAATTGAAAGCTAGAAACTATGATGCTGAATGTATTCACGGAGATATTACTCAAGCTCTTAGACAAAAGGCTCTTGATTTATTCAAGAAAAAAATATTGACAATATTAGTTGCGACAGATGTTGCTGCACGTGGAATTGATGTAAGCAACCTGACACATGTTATAAACTACTCTATCCCGCAAGAAGCTGAATCTTACGTTCACAGAATTGGAAGAACAGGACGTGCTGGACAAAAAGGTGTAGCAATAACTTTCGTAACTCCAAGAGAAGCAAGCAAACTTGCTCAAATTAAACGTATTACAAAAACAGAAATCAAAAGAGAACATATTCCAAATGTTGAAGAAATTTTAGAAGCTAAAAAAGAAGCGCTGCTTGCTTATGTGGATGAAATTATAATGGAAAACGACTTTGACACATATTCAGAACTTGCCCAAAGGCTTATGGATGGAAGAGATGCCAAGCAGGTTCTAGCCTCTGTATTAAGACACGTTTATGAAGATGAATTCTTGCCTGAAAACTATAATGAAATAACAGATGTAAAAGTTAAAATTGATGATAAGACAAGATTATTTATTGCTCTTGGAAGTAAAGACGGCTATAATGTTGGAAGATTGCTTGACTTGTTAAACAAAAAGGCAAAAACTCCAGGAAGAAAAGTAAAAGATGTAAAAATTATGGATAAATACTCTTTCATAACAGTGCCATTACAAGAAGCAGAATACATAATGAGAGCTTTGAATTCCAAAAAAGATGCAAAACCGCTTGTTGAAGAAGCTACTGGAAGTAGAAACGGCGGTGGAGAAAAATCTGGTAAAAAATCAGACAGAAGAAGAGACAGAAAGGGAAGAAAAAAATCTTCTGACAAAAAATCTGGTAAATCTGGTAAAAAATCAGATAAATCTTCTAAAGGTAAAAAAGATAAAAAAACAAGAAAAGTAAAAAAATAA
- a CDS encoding DUF4300 family protein: MKSKKMLLILAAIIFVLSCSNENSVEKSNIKKQSAVENIKNSKTEKEYLKSINYSNIADKMAQDEIKESLENAGVDSNNIDLFFKSVNYYNEATENKDLIKSGFINSKNINPIYDEVAIQKIWDKKNKNFPGFNCRITAFTLMKNYIKMEKPVVKTGEMLFMDIESLKNMPFKLFSQNEENKFINLFSEIPTKMTKDVRVHAENVKNAWKERGIKFDKNSKISMISVFFHFNDDPEENILFIGHVGILIPEKDGKLLFVEKLAFQQPYQVLKFNNRTELNDYLMNKYDTAWGQPVAKPFIMENDELLKEYRTNPNNGN; the protein is encoded by the coding sequence ATGAAAAGTAAAAAAATGTTATTGATTTTAGCAGCAATTATATTTGTATTAAGCTGTTCCAATGAAAATAGTGTTGAAAAGAGCAATATAAAAAAACAGAGTGCTGTTGAAAATATAAAAAATTCAAAAACAGAAAAGGAATATTTAAAAAGCATAAATTATTCAAATATAGCAGATAAGATGGCTCAGGATGAGATTAAGGAAAGCTTGGAAAATGCAGGGGTTGATTCTAATAATATAGATCTTTTTTTTAAAAGTGTAAATTACTATAATGAAGCGACTGAAAATAAAGATTTGATAAAGTCAGGATTTATTAATTCTAAAAATATAAATCCAATTTATGATGAAGTGGCGATACAGAAAATTTGGGACAAAAAGAATAAAAATTTTCCTGGATTTAACTGTCGGATAACAGCATTCACATTGATGAAAAATTATATAAAAATGGAAAAGCCAGTTGTAAAAACTGGGGAAATGCTTTTTATGGATATAGAATCATTGAAGAATATGCCGTTTAAGCTGTTTTCTCAAAATGAAGAGAATAAATTTATTAATTTATTTTCAGAAATTCCGACAAAGATGACTAAGGATGTGAGAGTTCATGCTGAAAATGTGAAAAATGCCTGGAAAGAGCGGGGAATTAAGTTTGATAAAAATAGTAAAATATCAATGATTTCTGTATTTTTCCATTTTAATGATGATCCTGAAGAAAATATCCTGTTTATAGGGCATGTTGGGATTTTAATTCCTGAAAAGGATGGAAAGTTATTGTTCGTTGAAAAATTGGCATTTCAACAGCCTTATCAGGTTTTAAAATTTAACAATCGGACAGAACTTAACGACTATTTGATGAATAAATATGATACTGCATGGGGACAGCCTGTGGCTAAGCCGTTTATTATGGAAAATGATGAATTGCTGAAGGAATACAGGACTAATCCAAATAATGGAAATTAG
- a CDS encoding DUF1003 domain-containing protein — translation MKSRIEEQNGRVINRNVASSRVKKDVELNKDNLENESKVKKEEVLKNMLKNVDDEMKREEIIHMLLEQKVSKVIKEEESEKKQFSYKVLNFVGSGKFIAFMGIFLLAWTLIDVVFLLADKFNPYSFVIMNVILSFVVLIFCSLIVFNQNKKKKMDRRKSENDYKVNLKNEIIIEDLHYKLDDLIEKQDKIAKRVLELEKKKKTVAAKGNKEYKFIDISEGEKKNK, via the coding sequence TTGAAAAGCAGGATTGAAGAACAAAATGGAAGAGTGATAAATAGAAATGTAGCTTCCAGTAGGGTAAAAAAGGATGTGGAATTAAATAAAGATAATTTAGAAAATGAATCTAAAGTTAAAAAAGAAGAAGTATTAAAAAATATGTTAAAAAATGTGGATGATGAGATGAAAAGGGAAGAAATCATACACATGCTGCTGGAACAAAAAGTTTCAAAAGTTATAAAGGAAGAAGAAAGTGAGAAGAAACAGTTTTCATATAAAGTTTTAAATTTTGTGGGAAGCGGGAAATTCATTGCTTTTATGGGGATATTTTTGTTGGCGTGGACTTTAATAGATGTTGTTTTTCTTTTAGCAGATAAGTTTAATCCATATTCATTTGTTATAATGAATGTGATTTTGTCGTTTGTAGTATTGATTTTTTGTTCACTTATTGTTTTTAATCAAAATAAAAAAAAGAAAATGGATAGAAGAAAATCTGAAAATGATTATAAAGTTAATTTAAAAAATGAAATTATAATTGAAGATTTACATTATAAACTGGATGACTTGATTGAAAAGCAAGATAAGATAGCAAAACGTGTTTTGGAACTGGAAAAGAAGAAAAAGACTGTAGCTGCAAAGGGTAACAAGGAATATAAATTTATTGATATTTCAGAAGGTGAAAAGAAAAATAAATAG